A section of the Primulina eburnea isolate SZY01 chromosome 1, ASM2296580v1, whole genome shotgun sequence genome encodes:
- the LOC140838899 gene encoding LOW QUALITY PROTEIN: protein-ribulosamine 3-kinase, chloroplastic (The sequence of the model RefSeq protein was modified relative to this genomic sequence to represent the inferred CDS: inserted 1 base in 1 codon), whose translation MTVALSGTISFSSCIPSLSPPAPRCRFFYTGHKLLTVASMGADPIREWILSEGKATQITGTRSIGGGCINRAARYDSDAGSFFVKTNRSIGPEMFEGEALGLNAMYATGSIQCTKTIKGMKYQLGGSYIIMEYIEFGASRGNQSVLGRKLAEMHKAGKSEKGFGFDVDNTIGSTPQINTWTSDWIEFYGVHRXGYQLKLAQQQYGDYLIYEKGQRLVKNMAPLFEDSIIEPCLLHGDLWSGNVCSDKNGEPVILDPACYYGHSEAEFGMSWCAGFGGSFYDAYFEVMPKQPGFEKRRDLYMLYHYLNHYNLFGSGYRSSAMSIIDGYLQMLKANV comes from the exons ATGACAGTGGCGCTATCGGGAACCATTTCTTTCTCCTCCTGCATTCCTTCTTTGTCTCCGCCGGCTCCTCGCTGTCGATTCTTCTACACTGGGCACAAACTGCTGACCG TGGCGTCAATGGGTGCGGATCCAATCCGTGAGTGGATCCTATCTGAAGGCAAGGCGACTCAAATTACTGGCACTCGTTCAATTGGTGGTGGTTGCATCAATCGTGCCGCTCGGTATGACTCAGATGCTGGCTCCTTCTTTGTTAAAACTAACAG GAGTATTGGGCCAGAGATGTTTGAAGGAGAGGCTTTGGGTCTTAATGCCATGTATGCAACTGGATCAATTCAGTGTACCAAAACCATTAAAGGTATGAAG TACCAACTGGGTGGCTCATACATCATCATGGAGTATATCGAGTTTGGTGCATCTAGAGGCAATCAA TCCGTGCTAGGAAGGAAGCTTGCGGAAATGCATAAAGCAGGAAAATCTGAAAAAGGCTTTGGTTTTGATGTCGATAATACAattggcag TACTCCGCAGATAAACACATGGACTTCGGACTGGATTGAATTTTATGGGGTACACA TTGGGTACCAGTTGAAGTTGGCTCAACAACAGTATGGTGATTACCTAATTTATGAAAAAG GACAAAGGCTCGTAAAGAACATGGCACCTCTCTTTGAAGATTCTATAATTGAGCCATGCTTGTTACATGGAGACTTATGGAGCGGGAATGTTTGCTCTGACAAAAATGGCGAACCTGTCATACTCGACCCAGCTTGTTACT ATGGACACAGCGAGGCTGAATTTGGAATGTCGTGGTGTGCCGGATTTGGAGGATCGTTCTACGATGCCTACTTTGAG GTGATGCCTAAACAACCAGGTTTTGAGAAAAGGAGAGATCTTTACATGCTGTATCATTACTTGAATCACTATAATCTGTTCGGATCTGGTTACCGCTCGTCGGCCATGTCCATCATCGATGGCTACCTGCAGATGCTGAAAGCTAATGTTTGA
- the LOC140838878 gene encoding zinc finger CCCH domain-containing protein 48-like isoform X2 → MINILIHLLFCFGLVFVMASKTANRCSVFSRLEGQNVKNQVCSFWLAGKCNRNPCRFMHRESPPPQPQHHHPLASCDNRSEVSHKLTWKNPNYCSAKKGILSANERNRSNGNRDLQTQQKVSNVVTAESEINRVEKVQPKQCKYWITDNCVLGDKCKDMHSWFCGSGLMVLTKLQGHDKAMSGVALPFGCDKLFSAGKDKCIRTWDCNSGQCVGSVDIDSDIGCLINEGPWVFVGLPNSVKAWNFQTQAEFTLNGFVGQVHCLVADNDLLFAGIEDGTILVWKWDPEANTPKPTAMLKGHNGAICSFIIGGKKLYSGSKDHTIRAWDLETLQCVQILSGHTGDVTSLLCWDRYLLSTSLDNTLKIWAATESGIIEVVSELKECGFLAIRGIHDVEDKPVLLCSCKDNSVRLYDLPSFEERGRIFTRGEAKVVETGIERLFFIGDDTGDLTVCRLQ, encoded by the exons ATGATAAAT ATTTTGATTCatcttttgttttgttttggatTAGTTTTTGTAATGGCGAGCAAGACAGCAAACAGATGCTCAGTTTTTTCTCGTCTTGAGGGGCAGAATGTGAAAAACCAAGTATGCTCCTTTTGGTTGGCTGGAAAATGCAACCGCAATCCATGCAGATTCATGCACAGAGAATCGCCACCGCCACAACCACAGCATCACCATCCGTTGGCATCTTGTGACAACCGCAGCGAAGTATCCCATAAATTGACCTGGAAGAATCCCAACTACTGCAGTGCCAAAAAGGGCATTCTTTCAGCTAATGAAAGAAATAGGTCTAATGGAAATAGAGACCTACAGACTCAGCAGAAGGTTTCGAATGTTGTGACAGCTGAATCTGAAATCAACCGTGTAGAAAAAGTACAGCCAAAGCAATGCAAATATTGGATTACTGACAATTGTGTGCTTGGCGACAAGTGCAAGGATATGCACTCTTGGTTTTGTGGTTCAGGATTGATGGTGTTGACAAAATTACAAGGCCATGATAAG GCCATGTCTGGAGTTGCTCTTCCTTTTGGCTGTGACAAGCTATTCTCAGCTGGCAAGGATAAATGTATCCGCACTTGGGACTGCAACAGTGGTCAg TGTGTTGGTTCTGTTGATATTGATAGCGATATTGGGTGCTTGATCAATGAAGGTCCATGGGTGTTTGTTGGATTGCCAAATTCTGTGAAG GCCTGGAACTTCCAAACCCAAGCTGAGTTTACTCTCAATGGATTTGTTGGGCAAGTTCACTGCTTGGTTGCTGATAATGACCTGCTTTTTGCTGGTATAGAG GATGGTACCATATTGGTTTGGAAATGGGATCCAGAGGCCAATACTCCTAAACCAACTGCCATGCTAAAGGGGCACAATGGTGCTATTTGTTCATTTATAATAGGGGGTAAGAAGCTCTATTCAGGTTCCAAGGACCATACCATAAGG GCCTGGGACCTTGAAACTTTGCAGTGTGTGCAAATATTAAGTGGGCACACCGGAGACGTGACATCTCTCCTTTGTTGGGACCGCTATCTACTCTCTACTTCTCTGGACAACACGCTAAAG ATTTGGGCTGCAACTGAGAGTGGGATTATAGAAGTGGTCTCTGAGCTCAAAGAATGT GGGTTTCTTGCCATCCGAGGCATACATGATGTGGAAGATAAGCCTGTTCTTCTCTGCTCGTGCAAGGATAACTCTGTTCGCCTCTATGATCTACCTTC atttgaagaaAGAGGCAGAATATTTACAAGAGGAGAAGCCAAAGTTGTTGAAACCGGCATTGAGAGACTGTTTTTCATCGGAGATGACACCGGTGATCTCACCGTCTGTAGACTGCAATGA
- the LOC140838892 gene encoding UDP-galactose/UDP-glucose transporter 2-like — protein sequence MKNEEQARSLFGISLSGRPRWQQFLICCSGFFFGYLVNGICEEYVYNRLQFSYGWYFTFVQGWVYILLIYLQGFTTKQMVNPWKTYVKLSAVLMGSNGLTKGSLAFLNYPAQIMFKSTKVIPVMIMGSFIPGLRRKYPPHEYLSAVLLVVGLILFTLADAQTSPNFSVIGVLMVSGALIMDSFLGNLQEAIFTMNPETTQTEMLFCSTLVGMPFLIPPMLVTGELFKAWTACSEHLYVYGVLVFEAMATFIGQVSVLSLIALFGAATTAMITTARKAVTLLLSYMIFTKPLTEQHGSGLLLIAMGIVLKMLPDWKPSKQQTTSNSHAKIEIIPPREDGGFQTGIQEDEEKRPLV from the exons ATGAAGAATGAAGAGCAGGCGCGGTCCTTGTTCGGAATCTCACTTAGTGGACGGCCCAGATGGCAGCAGTTTCTTATCTGTTGTTCTGGTTTTTTCTTTGGGTACCTTGTTAATGGTATATGTGAG GAGTATGTTTACAACAGACTCCAATTCAG TTATGGATGGTACTTCACCTTTGTGCAAGGTTGGGTTTACATTTTACTGATTTATCTGCAAGGATTCACCACCAAGCAAATGGTGAATCCATGGAAGACTTATGTGAAGCTCTCTGCGGTGCTTATGGGTTCTAATGGACTCACGAAAGGTTCTCTGGCTTTTCTGAATTATCCGGCACAAATCATGTTCAAATCAACTAAG GTTATACCGGTGATGATAATGGGCTCTTTCATTCCTGGACTTAGACGAAAGTATCCGCCTCATGAATATTTATCTGCTGTACTTTTGGTAGTTGGCCTGATTCTTTTCACCTTAGCAGACGCCCAAACGTCTCCTAACTTCAGTGTGATCGGTGTCTTGATGGTATCTGGTGCATTGATTATGGATTCATTTCTTGGGAACTTACAAGAAGCTATCTTTACCATGAATCCTGAAACAACGCAG ACAGAAATGCTCTTCTGTTCGACCCTGGTTGGCATGCCTTTCTTGATCCCACCAATGCTGGTTACCGGAGAACTATTTAAGGCTTGGACTGCTTGCTCAGAA CATCTTTATGTATATGGAGTTCTTGTTTTTGAAGCCATGGCCACTTTTATTGGTCAAGTGTCAGTCCTCTCTCTCATTGCTCTGTTTGGCGCCGCCACCACTGCCATG ATTACGACTGCTCGGAAAGCCGTCACATTATTGCTATCGTATATGATTTTCACCAAGCCTCTAACCGAACAACACGGAAGTGGGCTGTTGCTGATAGCAATGGGCATCGTGTTAAAGATGTTACCTGATTGGAAGCCTTCAAAGCAACAAACAACATCTAATTCCCATGCCAAGATTGAAATTATACCGCCGAGGGAAGATGGCGGGTTTCAAACCGGGATTCAAGAAGATGAAGAGAAAAGACCTTTGGTTTGA
- the LOC140838906 gene encoding serine/arginine-rich splicing factor RS40-like isoform X2 — translation MRGIFCGNLEFDAHQSDVERLFKKYGRVDRVDMKSGFAFVYMEDERDAEDAVRKLDRIEFGRKGRQLRVEWTKQERGGRRSDSSRKPSTNTKPSKSLFVINFDPIHTRTSDLEKHFEHYGRVSNVRIRRNFAFVHFDLLEDATRALEATHMSKFMDRVISVEYAIRDDDDKRNGYSPDKRGRDMSPDRRNYGRGHSPNDYRRDRDSPDYGRGSVPILGSVRRESPDYNRAESPAKDKYRRRSPC, via the exons ATGAGGGGCATATTTTGTGGGAATCTGGAGTTTGATGCTCACCAGTCCGATGTTGAACGCCTTTTCAAAAAATATGGGAGGGTTGACAGGGTGGATATGAAATCTG GTTTTGCTTTTGTCTATATGGAAGATGAGCGTGATGCAGAGGATGCAGTAAGAAAACTAGACAGGATAGAGTTTGGTAGAAAAGGACGTCAACTTCGCGTTGAGTGGACCAAG CAAGAACGAGGTGGGAGGAGGTCTGATAGCTCGAGAAAACCTTCAACCAACACAAAACCTTCAAAAAGTTTGTTTGTCATCAACTTTGATCCCATCCATACCAGGACAAGTGATCTCGAAAAGCATTTTGAACATTATGGAAGGGTATCGAATGTCAGAATCAGAAGGAATTTTGCATTTGTGCATTTTGACTTGCTGGAAGATGCCACACGAGCACTAGAAGCTACTCATATGAG TAAATTCATGGATCGAGTAATTTCTGTAGAGTACGCCATTCGAGATGATGATGACAAGAGAAATGGATACAGCCCTGATAAAAGAGGTCGAGATATGTCCCCCGATAGGAGAAACTATGGTCGGGGACATTCCCCAAATGACTATCGCAGGGACAGGGATAGCCCTGATTACGGACGTGGATCTGTTCCAATTCTTGGATCTGTACGACGGGAGAGTCCTGATTACAACAGGGCAGAAAGCCCCGCCAAGGACAAATATCGAAG GCGCTCGCCTTGTTAA
- the LOC140838878 gene encoding zinc finger CCCH domain-containing protein 48-like isoform X1 produces MINILIHLLFCFGLVFVMASKTANRCSVFSRLEGQNVKNQVCSFWLAGKCNRNPCRFMHRESPPPQPQHHHPLASCDNRSEVSHKLTWKNPNYCSAKKGILSANERNRSNGNRDLQTQQKVSNVVTAESEINRVEKVQPKQCKYWITDNCVLGDKCKDMHSWFCGSGLMVLTKLQGHDKAMSGVALPFGCDKLFSAGKDKCIRTWDCNSGQCVGSVDIDSDIGCLINEGPWVFVGLPNSVKAWNFQTQAEFTLNGFVGQVHCLVADNDLLFAGIEDGTILVWKWDPEANTPKPTAMLKGHNGAICSFIIGGKKLYSGSKDHTIRAWDLETLQCVQILSGHTGDVTSLLCWDRYLLSTSLDNTLKIWAATESGIIEVVSELKECVSLNGCEGFLAIRGIHDVEDKPVLLCSCKDNSVRLYDLPSFEERGRIFTRGEAKVVETGIERLFFIGDDTGDLTVCRLQ; encoded by the exons ATGATAAAT ATTTTGATTCatcttttgttttgttttggatTAGTTTTTGTAATGGCGAGCAAGACAGCAAACAGATGCTCAGTTTTTTCTCGTCTTGAGGGGCAGAATGTGAAAAACCAAGTATGCTCCTTTTGGTTGGCTGGAAAATGCAACCGCAATCCATGCAGATTCATGCACAGAGAATCGCCACCGCCACAACCACAGCATCACCATCCGTTGGCATCTTGTGACAACCGCAGCGAAGTATCCCATAAATTGACCTGGAAGAATCCCAACTACTGCAGTGCCAAAAAGGGCATTCTTTCAGCTAATGAAAGAAATAGGTCTAATGGAAATAGAGACCTACAGACTCAGCAGAAGGTTTCGAATGTTGTGACAGCTGAATCTGAAATCAACCGTGTAGAAAAAGTACAGCCAAAGCAATGCAAATATTGGATTACTGACAATTGTGTGCTTGGCGACAAGTGCAAGGATATGCACTCTTGGTTTTGTGGTTCAGGATTGATGGTGTTGACAAAATTACAAGGCCATGATAAG GCCATGTCTGGAGTTGCTCTTCCTTTTGGCTGTGACAAGCTATTCTCAGCTGGCAAGGATAAATGTATCCGCACTTGGGACTGCAACAGTGGTCAg TGTGTTGGTTCTGTTGATATTGATAGCGATATTGGGTGCTTGATCAATGAAGGTCCATGGGTGTTTGTTGGATTGCCAAATTCTGTGAAG GCCTGGAACTTCCAAACCCAAGCTGAGTTTACTCTCAATGGATTTGTTGGGCAAGTTCACTGCTTGGTTGCTGATAATGACCTGCTTTTTGCTGGTATAGAG GATGGTACCATATTGGTTTGGAAATGGGATCCAGAGGCCAATACTCCTAAACCAACTGCCATGCTAAAGGGGCACAATGGTGCTATTTGTTCATTTATAATAGGGGGTAAGAAGCTCTATTCAGGTTCCAAGGACCATACCATAAGG GCCTGGGACCTTGAAACTTTGCAGTGTGTGCAAATATTAAGTGGGCACACCGGAGACGTGACATCTCTCCTTTGTTGGGACCGCTATCTACTCTCTACTTCTCTGGACAACACGCTAAAG ATTTGGGCTGCAACTGAGAGTGGGATTATAGAAGTGGTCTCTGAGCTCAAAGAATGTGTAAGTTTAAATGGCTGTGAA GGGTTTCTTGCCATCCGAGGCATACATGATGTGGAAGATAAGCCTGTTCTTCTCTGCTCGTGCAAGGATAACTCTGTTCGCCTCTATGATCTACCTTC atttgaagaaAGAGGCAGAATATTTACAAGAGGAGAAGCCAAAGTTGTTGAAACCGGCATTGAGAGACTGTTTTTCATCGGAGATGACACCGGTGATCTCACCGTCTGTAGACTGCAATGA
- the LOC140838906 gene encoding serine/arginine-rich splicing factor RS40-like isoform X3 — translation MFIPDPVAGFAFVYMEDERDAEDAVRKLDRIEFGRKGRQLRVEWTKQERGGRRSDSSRKPSTNTKPSKSLFVINFDPIHTRTSDLEKHFEHYGRVSNVRIRRNFAFVHFDLLEDATRALEATHMSKFMDRVISVEYAIRDDDDKRNGYSPDKRGRDMSPDRRNYGRGHSPNDYRRDRDSPDYGRGSVPILGSVRRESPDYNRAESPAKDKYRRRSPC, via the exons ATGTTCATTCCGGATCCTGTGGCAG GTTTTGCTTTTGTCTATATGGAAGATGAGCGTGATGCAGAGGATGCAGTAAGAAAACTAGACAGGATAGAGTTTGGTAGAAAAGGACGTCAACTTCGCGTTGAGTGGACCAAG CAAGAACGAGGTGGGAGGAGGTCTGATAGCTCGAGAAAACCTTCAACCAACACAAAACCTTCAAAAAGTTTGTTTGTCATCAACTTTGATCCCATCCATACCAGGACAAGTGATCTCGAAAAGCATTTTGAACATTATGGAAGGGTATCGAATGTCAGAATCAGAAGGAATTTTGCATTTGTGCATTTTGACTTGCTGGAAGATGCCACACGAGCACTAGAAGCTACTCATATGAG TAAATTCATGGATCGAGTAATTTCTGTAGAGTACGCCATTCGAGATGATGATGACAAGAGAAATGGATACAGCCCTGATAAAAGAGGTCGAGATATGTCCCCCGATAGGAGAAACTATGGTCGGGGACATTCCCCAAATGACTATCGCAGGGACAGGGATAGCCCTGATTACGGACGTGGATCTGTTCCAATTCTTGGATCTGTACGACGGGAGAGTCCTGATTACAACAGGGCAGAAAGCCCCGCCAAGGACAAATATCGAAG GCGCTCGCCTTGTTAA
- the LOC140838906 gene encoding serine/arginine-rich splicing factor RS40-like isoform X1 yields MQFSVFHPRFRAARQTGTVAESSQEALRIMRGIFCGNLEFDAHQSDVERLFKKYGRVDRVDMKSGFAFVYMEDERDAEDAVRKLDRIEFGRKGRQLRVEWTKQERGGRRSDSSRKPSTNTKPSKSLFVINFDPIHTRTSDLEKHFEHYGRVSNVRIRRNFAFVHFDLLEDATRALEATHMSKFMDRVISVEYAIRDDDDKRNGYSPDKRGRDMSPDRRNYGRGHSPNDYRRDRDSPDYGRGSVPILGSVRRESPDYNRAESPAKDKYRRRSPC; encoded by the exons ATGCAATTCTCAGTCTTTCACCCTAGGTTTCGGGCGGCGCGACAAACTGGAACTGTTGCAGAAAGCTCCCAAG AAGCTTTAAGGATAATGAGGGGCATATTTTGTGGGAATCTGGAGTTTGATGCTCACCAGTCCGATGTTGAACGCCTTTTCAAAAAATATGGGAGGGTTGACAGGGTGGATATGAAATCTG GTTTTGCTTTTGTCTATATGGAAGATGAGCGTGATGCAGAGGATGCAGTAAGAAAACTAGACAGGATAGAGTTTGGTAGAAAAGGACGTCAACTTCGCGTTGAGTGGACCAAG CAAGAACGAGGTGGGAGGAGGTCTGATAGCTCGAGAAAACCTTCAACCAACACAAAACCTTCAAAAAGTTTGTTTGTCATCAACTTTGATCCCATCCATACCAGGACAAGTGATCTCGAAAAGCATTTTGAACATTATGGAAGGGTATCGAATGTCAGAATCAGAAGGAATTTTGCATTTGTGCATTTTGACTTGCTGGAAGATGCCACACGAGCACTAGAAGCTACTCATATGAG TAAATTCATGGATCGAGTAATTTCTGTAGAGTACGCCATTCGAGATGATGATGACAAGAGAAATGGATACAGCCCTGATAAAAGAGGTCGAGATATGTCCCCCGATAGGAGAAACTATGGTCGGGGACATTCCCCAAATGACTATCGCAGGGACAGGGATAGCCCTGATTACGGACGTGGATCTGTTCCAATTCTTGGATCTGTACGACGGGAGAGTCCTGATTACAACAGGGCAGAAAGCCCCGCCAAGGACAAATATCGAAG GCGCTCGCCTTGTTAA